A window from Triticum aestivum cultivar Chinese Spring chromosome 6D, IWGSC CS RefSeq v2.1, whole genome shotgun sequence encodes these proteins:
- the LOC123144387 gene encoding ribosomal RNA-processing protein 17, which produces MEASEEEGEDVVVGQMPTFMVPKHINKRALKNKALSVSLDKKALKDFVTGFHKRKKKRRKEAQRITQEKDRRKRIEARKKRKQEKEIALYGKVVSSENADGEDGDGDGMDAAAPEIKTYEDGGTRITVVTSEITHGEEDDQKSVSRSYAKETCGVVSAKKQPSLGVKKKPPPKRQFSKSKKTKKVDTSRRKNKGKH; this is translated from the exons ATGGAAGCGTcggaggaggaaggggaggatgTGGTGGTGGGGCAGATGCCAACGTTCATGGTCCCAAAGCACATCAATAAGCGCGCCCTGAAGAACAAGGCCCTCTCCGTCTCCCTCGACAAGAAAGCCCTCAA GGATTTCGTGACTGGGTTTCacaagagaaagaagaagaggagaaaggaGGCGCAGAGGATTACGCAGGAGAAGGACAGACGGAAGCGAATCGAGGCACGCAAGAAG AGAAAGCAAGAGAAAGAGATTGCTCTATACGGTAAAGTCGTGTCATCAGAAAATGCGGATGGTGAAGACGGTGATGGTGATGGGATGGATGCAGCTGCGcctg AAATCAAGACATATGAAGATGGCGGGACTAGAATAACAGTAGTCACCAGTGAAATTACTCATGGAGAGGAGGATGACCAGAAATCCGTGTCAAGGAGCTATGCTAAGGAGACTTGCGGTGTGGTTAGTGCCAAGAAGCAGCCCAGTTTAGGCGTGAAGAAGAAGCCGCCACCAAAGAGGCAATTCAGCAAAAGCAAGAAGACTAAGAAGGTTGACACGAGTAGACGGAAGAACAAAGGAAAGCATTGA